One Bemisia tabaci chromosome 7, PGI_BMITA_v3 DNA window includes the following coding sequences:
- the LOC140225129 gene encoding uncharacterized protein, whose protein sequence is MQQQGNEEPPPVLMSPPPMANPVEPFPNQAEALAVPAQALAVPAEALAVPAEAMPMDVNPAPLMDDAHAANPAHAANPLQNENALLPGPIEGNAPVGNGADQPPEHQPGQMPRSTRLERAKMPECRHHFFDGSTSEMHGASGNWKKHLHSSPNGSRKNDHLFSPI, encoded by the exons ATGCAGCAGCAAGGAAACGAGGAGCCGCCTCCGGTTCTTATGTCTCCACCTCCAATGGCTAATCCTGTTGAACCATTCCCTAATCAAGCAGAGGCATTGGCTGTTCCAGCACAGGCATTGGCTGTTCCAGCAGAGGCATTGGCTGTTCCTGCAGAGGCAATGCCTATGGACGTGAATCCGGCGCCCCTTATGGATGATGCACATGCTGCGAATCCTGCACATGCTGCGAATCCTCTACAGAATGAGAATGCCCTCCTACCAGGACCTATTGAAGGCAATGCACCTGTTGGCAACGGTGCGGATCAACCACCGGAGCATCAACCCGGCCAGATGCCTCGCTCTACCCG GTTGGAGAGAGCGAAAATGCCTGAATGCAGACATCATTTCTTTGACGGAAGTACAAGTGAGATGCATGGAGCTTCTGGAAACTGGAAGAAGCATCTGCATTCGTCTCCCAACGGGAGCCGGAAAAACGATCATCTTTTTAGTCCCATTTAA